The genomic stretch TTATTTTCATCATTTATTAATTCTATTACCTGATTACTCAGTCTTGAATTATCCATCACATACCAGATAAAAGTATGTGTATCTAGTAAAAACATCATTACATATAATCCTGAAAATCTTCTAAAGGTGCATCAAAGTCCTCAGACAAGGTTATTAAACCCTTCGCACTTCCAGGCTGACGACGGCGTTTTACAGGAGCTACAGGAGTTAACTTGATAACTGGTAAATTTTCCTTCATGATGATGATCTCCTCACCTGAAAGCGCTGCTTCAATCAATTCTGGTAAATTTTGAGATGCTTCAGATACAGGAATTTGAGTCATAATTTTTACCTCGAT from Nodularia sp. LEGE 06071 encodes the following:
- a CDS encoding type II toxin-antitoxin system Phd/YefM family antitoxin; translated protein: MTQIPVSEASQNLPELIEAALSGEEIIIMKENLPVIKLTPVAPVKRRRQPGSAKGLITLSEDFDAPLEDFQDYM